Within Columba livia isolate bColLiv1 breed racing homer chromosome 22, bColLiv1.pat.W.v2, whole genome shotgun sequence, the genomic segment GGCTTTGGGGAGGGGGTGGAGCTTCAAGAAGGGGGAAGGCCTTCAGGAGGCGGGGCTTCACGGGGTGAGGCTTTGGGAAGGGGCGGGGCTTTGGAAAGGGGCGTGGTCTGACCGTGCCACACCCAGTGGGCATGGCAACCACATGGGAGATGTCAGGAACCGGGCTCAGCCCCACACGAGTCGTATTGATACAGTCTTGATGCAGCCATCAGGACAACACATCACCCCTGGTGGGCTTAGCCATGTGACATCACACATGGGCGTGGCTGCCATGATGTCACTCAGTGGGCATGGCCACTCACCGAGAGCAGGTGAAGAGGGATCCGTTGACTCCCCCAAAGGTGGCCAGGGCCACACCCAGTGGCATCACCCATGCCAAGGCCCTGCCCAGCGCCTTCTCCCCAAAtgtctgcaggaaaaaaacagggtGTGGTCAGTGGTGGGTGTGGCCAAACAGGTGTGGTTAAGGGGGTTGGAACTCACCACAGCAACAGCCTGTGATTGGAGGAGCTCCTGAGGTGACATGGCGGTGAGGTAGGCAACATTGGCCAGGACGTAGACAAGGGTGACAAGGGGGAGGGAGATAAAGATGGCGCGGGGGAGGTTCCTGTGGGGGAGTGGCCAAAGCAGGCACGGTCAGGCCGAGCCCCCACACCCCAAACCCCCTAAAATCACCCTAAAATCTCACCGGGGGGGGTCGATGAGCTCATCGGTGAGGTAGTTGAGGAAGTTCCAGCCCCCATATGCGAAGGAGCCCTGGAGAAAGGCCAAGGCCAAGGGCCCTGCCCCTGGCCACGCCCCACCAGCCACGCCCTCCCCCGGGAAAGCCTGGGGCGGGTCCAGCCAGAAGTGCTTGCCTAAGGGCAGGGTAATTAGGAAGGTAATTAGAGGGGCTGGGGGTAACTAGGGGGAGAGGGGTCAGTTAGGGGGCCTGGGGGCAATTAGAGGGGGTGGGGGTAATTAGGGGTAATTAGACGGCTTGAGGATAATTACAGGGGTTGTGGGGGTAGTTAGGGGTGGGGGTAACAGCAGGCCGAGGTAATTAGGAGTCCTGGGGGTAATTAGAGGGTTCCTGGGGTAATTAGAGGGGGATGCAGGTAACCAGTGGGGGTGGAGGTAGGGGGCCCCTGGGGTAATTAGGGAGGTTGGGGTAATTAGGGGGCTCAAGGGTCATTAGGGATATAGGGGTAATTAGGGGACCCTGGGGTAATTGGAGGAGGTCTAGAGTCCTTCTGGGAGGGGGTGTGGCTTCAAAGGAGGCGGGGCCTGGTGAAGGGGCAGGGCCAGAAAAATGGCTTGACTTCTTCCAAGGTGGGAACAGGGAAGAGGGGCGAGGCTTTggaagggggcggggcctgggcCAGAGAAGGGGTTGtggctgttccagtgctttgggGAGGTGGAGGATTTTGGTGGATTTTGGAGACGTCATAGGGGGTGACACCTTGTGCAATGCGGACGAGACCAGTGACAATGACAAGGCCGATGGCCCCCAGCTTGGCGGCAGCGCAGGCGTCCTGCAGGCGGGTGGCCCCCACCACACTGGCCCAGTTCAGCCCAGTCAGCAGCACTAGGGGGgcccagtatagaccagtatggcCCAGTAAGAACCTCCCAGTACAGCCCCAAGCCCCCCCAGTATATTTCAGTATGGCCCTGAGCCCCACCAGCATATCTCAAGTCTCTCCCAGTAGAGCCTATTGcctcccagtacatcccagtatAGAGCCATATAGACCAGTATGGCCCAGTACTCCCTCCCAGTAGAGCCCAGTGcttcccagtccatcccagtacCTCCCGGTACACCCCACAGTTCTCCCAATATGGTCCTGagcccctccccagctcctcccagtacatcccagagCACTCCCAGTATGGCTCCAGCCTCTCCTAGTAAATCCCAGTACCACCCAGTGCTTCCTGGACCAGTCCTGAGCCCCCCTCAGCACATCCCAGACTTCTCCCAGTCCACCCCAGCTCTTCCCAGTCTCATCCTCAGCCCTCACAGTGCCTCTCAGTccatcccagtgtccccccagtgctTCACATTCCACTTCAGTGCCCACCCAGGCCaacccagtgcctcccagtctGGTCCTAAGCCCTGCCCAGCCCACTGCAGTCCATCCCAGAGCCCTTCCAGTATGGCTCTGGCCgctcccagtacatcccagtgcctcccaatATGGTCCTAAGCCCCTCCCAGTTTGGGGTGTGACTCACCcacacaggcagctgccagcagccgCAGGGCGGTGTCCAGGGCGGGGTCTGGACTGTGACAGGGGGCGGGGCTGAACGGGTGCAGCAGGTAGGAGGCAAAGGTGAGGGCGATGACGGCCTGAGTGGTGGGGAAGatcaccagcaccagcagccacagccGCAGGAACCTAAAGCACGGGCATTAgggtgctgccccacagcctgcCCCACAGATCCTTGCCCCATAGACcactcccagttcatcccaatACCCTCCAGTTATGACTTTGATGTAGGTGGCGTCGCCACTGGGGGTCTGGGCAGTGGTCAGGGGCTGCACCACAgcctgccccatagatccctgCCCCTTCGATgtccctctgccccatagaccacccccagcccaccccaTCACACCCCCTGTAGTCACCACCGGGAGAATTTGGAGAGGGTTGGGGAAGGTTTGGAGGGTGTCaccccaccccctgccccacagatccctgtgccccatagacacccccccaccccatagATCACCCCATAGATCACCCCATAACTCGCCACACAATCTTCCCGAAGGCCTCCTTGCCGTGGGAGTAGTTGCCATTGGAGGGATTTGGGAGGGTTTTGGTGGGTCACCCCCACCCCCTCACCCATAGATGCCCGCCCTCACCCCATAGATTGCCACACAGACTCACCCCACGAGCCCCCCGAAGGCCTCCATGACGTAGGCGTAGTcccccccggggcgggggacAGCCAGGCCCAGCTCGGCGTAGCACAGGGCCccccctgctgtcaccacccctgcacccccccaGACCAGTAAGGACAGTCCAACGCTCCCAGTTTGCTCCAGGACCCCCCGGGGGGAGACGAAAATCCCCGAGCCAATGATGTTACCTGTTAGTAACATCATCATGATGTCATGCACAGGGGCACCCCACCACCAGAGGGGAAATCCCCACCAAATGGGGGAAAAAGGGCCAAAACTGGGGAATCCCCCTACAAATATGGGGACTAACCTCCCCAAAAATGGTGGTTTTGGGCAGGTGGGGGGATGAAGGGGTTTTGAGGTGATTTTGGGAAGATTGGAGGGGGTTGAGAGAGTTTAGGGGGTTTTTGAGGGAGTTTGGGGTGACTGGGGGAGGTGAGGTAATTTGGGGTTGATTTTGTGGTGATTTCGGGGGGATTGAGGGAGTTTAGGGGGATTTAGAGGGAgtttggggtgatttggggggTTTGAAGTGATTTGGGGCTGATTTGGGGTTGATTTTGCGGTGATTTGGGGGGATTCAGGGGAATTTTGGGGGTGATTTTGGGCTCCCCCCTCACCCACGATGACGCCACAGGCGCTGAGCAGCCCAATCTCCTTCTTCAAGGCAACACCACCTTCTTCATCTCCTCCCACTCCTCCTTTTTGGGGGTGCTCCCCTTTTACAGGGGGCACCCCCCTTTGCCGGGCACCCTCCATCATGGCGGCCAgggagggttgtttttttgggggcGAGTTGTTTATCTGCTCTCCTCTTCCAAACTGGCGGGGTCCAAGGGGTTCTGGAGggctgtaatgaaaaaaaagggagggatgTTGGGAGGGGAGGGATGGTTTAGAAGGGGGGGGGTGGCTTAAAGGGGAGGTGGGACCCCCCCAAATTACCTGGTGGAGGAGCAGGATGTGTCACCCCCCCCCGTCTCCTTGGACGGTGACCTTTGGTCTCAGTCTCCCCGATAACAGGGGGACGGActttccacccccccccccacgaggtggaggagggaggaggaaggaaagggaggaaggggGGCAGTCACGTGACTGGGAGccccctgtcctgctggcaACCCTCCAAAAAAGTGCCTCACCCCGCGTAATCACCCACTGAGAGGCCTCGTagcccccaaacccccctcGAGCCCCCCCATTTGCCTTCAGACCTGCCCACTTCACCCCCTTTCCCCTCATCCAACccatttcccccttttctctaATTTTTCCCCTCAGACCACCTTCATTTCCTCCGATTTCCTCTCAGTTCCCCCTCACACCTCTCcatttctctcccatttctccTCAACCCCCCCCATTTTCCCCTTTTACTCCAAATTTCTCCTTCAACCCCTCATTCCCATTTCCCTCATTCTTTCCCCAGACGCCCCCCATCTCCCCAAAATTGCCCCAGACCCCAGCATTTCCTCCCCAAACCCCATTTCCCTCGTTTTTCCCCTCAAATCCCCACATTTTCCCCCAAATTCCCCCTCACCCTCCCATTCCCTTTGTATCCCCCCTCAACCCCTACTTATCCCTCAAATTCCTCATGGGaccccccatttccccctcaaacctccccatatccccccttttcattcatttttccacTCAGACCCACCCAAATCACTCATATTCACTCTCAGACTccctttttccccaaaaatttCCCCTCAGACACCCCAAATCCCCACTTTTCCCTTATATTCTCTATCAGTTCTCCATTTCCCCCTCATATTCTCCCTTCTTCATCTCAGACCCCCTCATTTCCCCCCTTTTTACTCATACTCCTCcattttcctccccctttcctcACATTTCATCTCagacccccaatgtccccccttttcccccaaATGCCCCCTCACAccccccccatctcccccaaaTGCCGCCTCgtacacccccatgtcccctctgtTTCCCTCACTTTTCCTCCTCACACCCCTCATGACCCCTATATCGCCCTTTTCCCTCATTCTACCTCTCAgaccccccatatcccccaattCCCCCTCACGCCCCCCCATTTCCTCGCCCCGCCCTCCATTTACCGTTGGCCGCTGTCTCTTCatccccgccccctcccccgcTTCCCACCTCGCTATTGGCTCCCGCCTCTTTGTCCCCCCGCCCTCCCTCTCCCGCGGTGCGGCAGGGCTGGGTTTTCCCTTGGAAACGGGTAGTACGGGACTTATAAACACTTTTAAATGCCTAAATTGGGTCAAAATGAATAAGATTA encodes:
- the LOC102094704 gene encoding large neutral amino acids transporter small subunit 2, translated to MMEGARQRGVPPVKGEHPQKGGVGGDEEGGVALKKEIGLLSACGVIVGNIIGSGIFVSPRGVLEQTGSVGLSLLVWGGAGVVTAGGALCYAELGLAVPRPGGDYAYVMEAFGGLVGFLRLWLLVLVIFPTTQAVIALTFASYLLHPFSPAPCHSPDPALDTALRLLAAACVVLLTGLNWASVVGATRLQDACAAAKLGAIGLVIVTGLVRIAQGKHFWLDPPQAFPGEGVAGGAWPGAGPLALAFLQGSFAYGGWNFLNYLTDELIDPPRNLPRAIFISLPLVTLVYVLANVAYLTAMSPQELLQSQAVAVTFGEKALGRALAWVMPLGVALATFGGVNGSLFTCSRLFYAGARERQLPALLAMIHLERRTPGPALLVTCLSTLLMLGAGDVTALVSYVGFVNHLWYGVAVAALLVLRRRDPHKPRPFRVPTVLPVLYLLLWGWLGGAALLREPLLCGLGLGVSLLPAPLYLLAMRGKGPRLPALRRACDAVTHFGQRLFLVVYPQPSPQGDDPTTHSDDLTPHGDNPMTHSDDPAPHSNPWQPLTSQPHS